The Mesorhizobium loti DNA segment CTAAGCATCGCCTTCAGCCGCAGCTCTCCATGGCCTCCCCCGAAGCCGGATTCCACCAACACTCGGCAGAACTCAGCGGCATCGAGGTCCGGCTCGCTAGCGTAAAGGATTTTAGGGGGCTCGGGCACACCATCTCCTTTCAGAAACGTCTCAAGTATAAATTGAATTGCATCCTATTCTGTGCAATCATAGTAACGTCAGCAGTTGCTTTGGTGGTTCATCACTTTTGCTCGTCGGGAAGGTGCCCCGAAAGGGGTTTGGCTGCGAACTGATCGAAGCTCCACCAGTCGATCGTACCGCGACGACTATAACCTCTTACCTAGCGCCGCTGCGCAGAGGTAAGGGCCACATTTTGTTCCTATTCGCCAAGGGTCGGAAATGGTGTGATCGACCAACTGATCGAGTCGACGGCACGCTGAAGTGCGATCTCGGTCTGAACAAGACTGGGTGAAACGGCGACGACATGTCCGATACAGTCTCGGTAGTCGCCTTTCCTGATGGTCGGCGTCTTGGGTTCAACATAGAATTTGACCTCGGCGACACCTGGTACAGCAGCCGCCCGAGTGTCGCCATCGATCCAGTCGAGGATCCCATCGCGATCAACAAGTAGGAACCGCGCGGCCGCAATGTGCGAATGCCTTCTGCGCAAATCCCATTCGTCGCCGATCACAAGCTTGATGTGCTCGGTGACGAGATCGATACCGTGAGCCGCTTGAGCCAGCCGAGGTCCGGTCCCACCCACAAGACGCGGGTTGACTTCAATGACGACTGGGCCACGCCTCGTCCAACGGAGTTCAATGTTCGTTGGCCCCCAGCCAAGGCCGAGAGCTCGCAAACAGCTCAGCGAAACATCGGCGATACGCCTATGCTCGTCATCAGTCACAGGGGCCGGGAAGATGCTCCGCAGGAAGACGAAATGCGGCAGGGGGCCGAAATCAGCGGCGCCAATCCCAAGGACCTCATTTCCCATTACAAGAGTGCAATAATAAGGACCTTGTGCGAACTCTTCGACCAGTATCTTCGGCGAAGACTGCCATGTGTGCTTCCCGTCCAACAGATAGGTCGTATGTTCGGCTACCTCTTCGACGCTGCGGCACAATCGGACACCGATGCTGCCGCTACCTACGGCTGGCTTAAGAACTACCGGCAGGCCGATCTCGGCGGCACAGCTTTCCACCTCCGTCGCATTCGCTGCCAGGCGATAAGCAGGTATCGGAACGCCGGCCTCCGAAAGGAGCTGACGTTGAGTGAATTTGTCGCAGCATCGTTCAATCGATGCGGGGTTCGGTCCCGGTAGATCGAAATGCCGGCAGAGCTTGCCGACTGTCGCAGAGACCGACTCGTCGTCGCCGGCAAAGCCAGTAATGCCAGCAATCTCATACGTCGCACGCAGCCGAGAACATTCGTGGATCAGCGCATCGAGATTGTCTGTATCGACACGGATCGCCTCAATTCCTTCCGCCGCAAGATAGTCGTACTGAGCTGGATCAGCCGACAGGGTAATTGGATGAAGGCCAAGACACTGAGCCGCTTTCACGTATAGCAGACTGATACTCCTGTGGCCTTCAACCAAGATGAGCGCGCTTCTTGCCATTGGCTGTTGACTCCGACCTTGGGTTCTGTGCGGCAGTCCGTGCATAAATTGGCATCAGCTTTTGTTAGCTGTGCGTGACTTCAGACGTTGCGGTGAAGGTACCATTGTCAGCGATCTGCGGTCGTGAAGATTCTGTAAAATAGTTTAAAGGACCTTTTGCCACATGTAGTTTGGGGATGTGGTACGAAGCGTCTTGATGAATTTCGGAGGGAGCAAGGCCTGGCCTGCTCCGGCGCGCAGCCGCCATCCCTTTGGCGATGGAGCCTGCCCGGGACTCACATTGGGGACGTGAGATCGGCAGCTCGGTCATGTCAAACTTAAAACCCTTCGTTAAGCTAGGCGCCTTGATGCACGGCGATGAGGTTTTGGCGGCCTGAAGCGGCGATGTGGTCGCTGTTGGGCGCTTTTCCGCGAGCCGCGTCAGGCGCCGGCGGTGATCCGTCGTGATGGCAAGGGGGTTTGCAGGTTGCGGTCGGCGGATTCGTTTCGGGCGTCTGCGCCCCATCGTTATGTCGCGAGCCGCGGAATGCGATCGAGGACGATGCGCAGGATGCGTTGGTCGGGGCAGGATGTCGGCAGGTGCAGGCGGATTTGCGTCTTCATCTCGATCACCCGCGCAGCGGATCTTGATGAGGCGCAAACGCAGCGTGTCGAATTGGGCGACGCCAAGCTGGAGCGTTTCCGCATCGCAGCGCGCAGGCCGGGCGCCCGCATCCTCTCCGTAAAGCGGCTGTGGCCGCGCGAACGGATGTAATACAGACCGGGCGATATCCCGAGCGAAATTCCGGCCTCATGGCGGGCCTGCGGCTATCTAAAAACCAGATGACCTCGATACACACACTGAATTTGACCCAAGCCTATCGGCAACTGAAAATCCACCGACAAACCAAATAGAAAACAACCG contains these protein-coding regions:
- a CDS encoding biotin carboxylase — its product is MARSALILVEGHRSISLLYVKAAQCLGLHPITLSADPAQYDYLAAEGIEAIRVDTDNLDALIHECSRLRATYEIAGITGFAGDDESVSATVGKLCRHFDLPGPNPASIERCCDKFTQRQLLSEAGVPIPAYRLAANATEVESCAAEIGLPVVLKPAVGSGSIGVRLCRSVEEVAEHTTYLLDGKHTWQSSPKILVEEFAQGPYYCTLVMGNEVLGIGAADFGPLPHFVFLRSIFPAPVTDDEHRRIADVSLSCLRALGLGWGPTNIELRWTRRGPVVIEVNPRLVGGTGPRLAQAAHGIDLVTEHIKLVIGDEWDLRRRHSHIAAARFLLVDRDGILDWIDGDTRAAAVPGVAEVKFYVEPKTPTIRKGDYRDCIGHVVAVSPSLVQTEIALQRAVDSISWSITPFPTLGE